The Natrinema caseinilyticum genomic sequence GGCCGGACGAGCACGAGATCCCCCTCCTCGAGTTCGGTCGCGGGAACCTCCTCGATCTCACCGGGCTGCTCTCGATCGTCCGCGCGCTCGCCGTCCTCGACGATCCGCTCGGCCGTATCGGGCATGAGTTTCGCCAGTTCGTCCAGCGCGCTCGAGGCCCGCCGGACGCTTCGCATCTCGATCCAGTGGCCGAGCAGCATGACGTCGATGAGCGTGACGAGTTCCCAGAAGAACGCCGACTCGGTCGGGACGACGACGCGGGACGACGACGCTCGCGAGGCTGTAGACGAACGCGACGCTGATCGCCATCGAGATGAGCGTCATCATTCCCGGCGCGCGATCTCGTAGTTCCGGGACGGCCATCCGGAGGAACGGAACCCCGCCGTACGCGAAGACGATCACCGCGAAGACCGGGTTGATCCACTCGCTGCCGGGAAACGCGGGCACCGAGAAGCCGAGCCACTCCTGAAGCGTTTCGCTGTACAGGAGGACGGGAATCGAGAGCAGCGTCGAGACGAAAAAGCGTCGCCGAAACATATGGTTTCGTGACCGGCGTGCATCCCGTCGCCGTGGTCGGCGGTCGGAGTCGTCCATGGGTCGGCTCTCGCTCGGGAGTACGCGGCCACGAAACAAGGAACTGCGGGTGGCAATATCAGTTCGCGGAGTCACGATCCGGCTCACACGAGCGGGGATTCGACCCGAGCCGGCCGCTCGCGCGGATGAAAAGACAATTCCCCGCTGACGCCCAACACTGGCCACATGCGAATCGCCGTTCCCAACAAGGGCCGCCTGCACGAGCCGACGATCGACCTCCTGGAGCGGGCGGGGCTCCACCTCGAGAACGGGGCCGATCGGAAACTCTACGCCGATACCGTCGATCCCGACGTCACCGTGCTGTTCGCCCGCGCGGCCGACATCCCGGAGTACGTCGCCGACGGCGCGGCCGACCTCGGGATCACCGGCTTCGATCAGGTCCAGGAGGCCCGCGTCGACACCGTCGACGAGTTGCTCGATCTCGAGTTCGGACGCTGTCGGCTCGTGCTGGCGGCACCCGAAGACGGGAACATCGAGTCCGTCGACGACCTGGCCGGCAAGATCGTCGCGACGGAGTTTCCGAACATCACCGCCGATTTCTTCGCGGAGACCGGGGTCGAACCCGACATCGTGGAGGTCACGGGCGCGACGGAACTCACACCGCACGTCGAGATGGCCGACGCCATCGTCGACATCACGAGCACCGGAACCACGCTCAAAATGAATCGCCTGGCCGTCGTCGACGAGGTCCTCTCGAGTTCGGTTCGGTTGTTCGGCCGCGAAGACGTCGTCGACGACCCGAAGGTCGAGGAAGTCAGGACCGCCCTCTCCTCGGTGAAACACGCCGAGGGGAAGCGGTATCTGATGATGAACGTTCCCCGGGAACGACTCGCGGACGTTCGAGCGGTCATTCCGGGCCTGGGCGGACCGACGGTCATGGATATCGCCGACGAGCGGGGATCGGCCGACGCAGATACCGACACCGGTGACGGAAAAGTCGCGGTCCACGCCGTCGTCGACGAACAGGACGTCTTCGAGACGATCACCGACGTCAAAAACGCCGGCGCGAGCGATATTTTAGTGACCGAGATCGAGCGTCTCGTCGAATAGTCGCGGCCGAGTCGGGGAACCGTTACCCCAGCCGGCCGGCGATCGGCCGCTCGAGCGATTGGTACTCGAGTTCGGATTCGAACGCATCGAGGCTCGGGCCCGGCCCGACGAGGCTTCGAATCCGGTCGTACGTTACGATATCGTGGTCCTCGAGCAACGGGAGGTGGGTCCGACACAGGGAAACGTGGATCCGCTGGCGAAGTTGGTGAATCGTCGTCTCGAGGGTCGCATCGTCCTCGGCGTCGGCGATGCGACCGACGAGCGTCCGGACCTCGACCGGCCCGTCCGCAGCGAGGACACAGCGAAGCACCTCGCTCCGGCGGTCGCTGTCCAAGACGCGGTTGATCGTCTCGCGCGGGAGCGACCGACGACCGACCACGCCGCCGCTCGCGGACGGATACCGATCCGAAACGGTCGTCGTTCGGTCTGAGTGGATCGTCATGGGCGCGTGAGACTCGGCGATGTATCGGGGAATAAACGCAGCCGGTCGTTTCGGCGACTCACCCCCAATTCACTCGACTCGGGCCCGGAAGGCCGTGATTGAACGATCGACAATCCGACCCAACCGACGCGAAGTATCGGAACGAACGATAGTCCATCGGAGATAGCGGTTGGCTATTTCCATCACTTTCAGAAGTCGTTCAAGAGCGGTCGGAATCGGAGCCCGTCGTTCGAAAGCGGGTGCGATCTGAGACACGACGGCCGAAGATGCACGACGACCGAAACGAGCGACGAGAGCGCCCGCCGGAACGAGTCGGGGAGTCAACGGACGGTCGAACGACCGGCGAAAACGTCGACGGTCTTATTCGAGCAGTCCCAGGTCCTCGAGTCGGGAGACGATCTTGTCGACGGCGTGTTCGGCGTCCTCGGGTTTCTTGCCGCCAGTGATGACGAGTTTGCCGGAGCCAAAGAGGAGCGCGACGACCTCCGGTTCGTCGAGCCGGTACACGAGTCCGGGGAACTGTTCGGGTTCGTACTCGATGTTCTCCAGTCCCAATCCGATCGCGATCGCGTTCAGGTTGAGATTTCGACCGAGGTCGGCCGAGGTGACGATGTTCTGGACGACGATTTCCGGATCTTCGTTGACCTGAATCTGGAGTTCGCGGAGTTTATCGAAGACGATGCGAAGACTTTCGTGGACGTCGTCGGTGCTTTTCGCGCCGGTACAGACGATCTTCCCGGACCGGAAGATCAGGGCGGCGGACTTTGGATTCTGGGTGCGGTAAACGAGACCGGGGAACTGTTCGGGGTCGTAATCGGCCCCCTCGAGGTCCATCGCAACGCTCTGGAGGTCGAGTTCCTGCCCGATGCCGGTCGACGCCACCACGTTTTCGATGTTGATGGTGTCCTTC encodes the following:
- the hisG gene encoding ATP phosphoribosyltransferase; its protein translation is MRIAVPNKGRLHEPTIDLLERAGLHLENGADRKLYADTVDPDVTVLFARAADIPEYVADGAADLGITGFDQVQEARVDTVDELLDLEFGRCRLVLAAPEDGNIESVDDLAGKIVATEFPNITADFFAETGVEPDIVEVTGATELTPHVEMADAIVDITSTGTTLKMNRLAVVDEVLSSSVRLFGREDVVDDPKVEEVRTALSSVKHAEGKRYLMMNVPRERLADVRAVIPGLGGPTVMDIADERGSADADTDTGDGKVAVHAVVDEQDVFETITDVKNAGASDILVTEIERLVE
- a CDS encoding TATA-box-binding protein, with translation MTDPKDTINIENVVASTGIGQELDLQSVAMDLEGADYDPEQFPGLVYRTQNPKSAALIFRSGKIVCTGAKSTDDVHESLRIVFDKLRELQIQVNEDPEIVVQNIVTSADLGRNLNLNAIAIGLGLENIEYEPEQFPGLVYRLDEPEVVALLFGSGKLVITGGKKPEDAEHAVDKIVSRLEDLGLLE
- a CDS encoding DUF7344 domain-containing protein; translated protein: MTIHSDRTTTVSDRYPSASGGVVGRRSLPRETINRVLDSDRRSEVLRCVLAADGPVEVRTLVGRIADAEDDATLETTIHQLRQRIHVSLCRTHLPLLEDHDIVTYDRIRSLVGPGPSLDAFESELEYQSLERPIAGRLG